CTTTCGGTTGGTTCACTGGCCGCGGGTGTTCCATAAAAAAACAAGCGCAGCCGAGTACACACGCAGGCACGCGTTCCCATCGTGCCCTGGCCCTTCCGGCGGCACTCCCAAACAAAACATGGCATGGGCCGACCGCTCaccgcgcgccggcgccgggacCGGGACCGGGAAATGTTAGGGCAACGTGGTCACGGCTAATCGCGGCCTCGCGTCGCGCACCGCATGCAACCGCCGAGAGAGAAGCTCGCGAGCGCCGTGGAGTGACCTGCAACTTGCACGTAAATTGACGCAAGGCGCAAAAGGGAaaaggcggcagcggcggccatgatttgaaaaaaaaaagtaaattttAAACCTGGACTCGTAGGACCTAACATTTCAATCTCAGGTTTTCAGACCCTAACCTATTTAATCCCAGTCAATTAAAACCTTATCCTGAAAATACATGTTTGGCTCGCACGGGATAATGACGTGTCATGAGATTATCTAAGTGGGCCACGTGCCCAACCGACGGCGCATCTCATCACTGTCGGATCGGACTCCATCCTCTGTCTCTCTTCCATTCCTTTCATCTGTCTCTTCACGTTTCTTCCTAACCACGTATCGGCACCCTGGATCGACGGCCAAGGTCATGACGCTGGGCCGGGCTGCCATGGAGGGGCCGTGCCGGCGTTCCTGCGACAGCGCGTCGCGGGGCGGGGTTGCGATCGGCGCGCGGGAGTTGCGGTGACGGGGCAGCACAGACGAGGTAGATGAGCCGGGCTGGCGGCAGGAGGCTGAGCGACCGGTAGGTGGTTGTTGCTGCCTTTGAACCACTGTCTGGAGTTGTACGGCGGCGCGGTTGACCTACTCGGCCACGCGCCGCACAATCTGCAGCTACAAGCCAAAATCTAAGTCAAAGCCATGGAACAGCACACCTGCATCATGTGTTTAGTCGTTGGATTTTCtctccccttcttttttttgcatgagTTTCTTCAGAAGCCGCCGGCATTGGACAAGGCCACGGGGACCCACGTGCAGTGTTTACTCAGAAAATCCCATGacacatcatcatcatcatcccgTCTGAACCAAACAGGTATTCTCGGAATAACGTTTTAATTGATAGGGATTAGATAGGTTAGGGTCTGAAAACCTGAAATCGAAAAGTTAGGGTTTGATTCAGATGAGTTGTACAAGTTTAGGGTTTAAATGAACTTTTCTCCTAGATTTATACCAACGGCGTCTGCGCCTACGTACGGGGCTGCAATGCAATCATTCGGCCATGTTTTGCTGTCTGTCTGCCGTCGTCACCTGCCGCTCCttttcccctttcttcttGAGAACATTTCTAGATGGTTCGTGCGAGCGGCCATAGGGGAGAGGAATAAAAAGTTGTTGTGTCCATCCGGCTCGATCGTCATCTGGATCGGGATGCCATTCATCTCGAGCCGCGCGACCCAATTGGGGCAACTGGGCAATTGTTTCTAGACGACGACGTACGGGGTGGCCACGGTCGATGGATCCATACAAAATTGCTCGCGTGGAAATCTGTTGGGAATATgaaactgctgctgcaagtccTTTGGAGTGCGTTGTGGTGAGCCGTGACGACGGCTGGAGACGTGAGATTTCTGAACGACTACGAACAACCACCGTGCACGTCCCCGTCACATGGATACCCCGTTCATCGGCTAGCTGCGACCTGCGATCGATCGGCCAACAAACTTGGCTTAATAATGTGACGACCAGACCCAGACGAGACCAGACTTCatattttcctttcctttggAGAAAAGTACACCAACGAGGAATGCGAGAGCCTTCTTTAAAGTCTGGTACAGCAGTACTACAACTTCTtgatttccctaaaaaaaaactactactGCAACTTCTTGATCCAACAAAACCGCACCACGTGACAGCGTACCAGATTCACGCACACCCGACCGATCCTCTAATTGCCACTCTGGTGAAGGTCTCATCTGCTGGATCGATCCATGGATCCCGTTCGATCGATGGCATAGAAAAGTGAAAAAGTGACGGTGGTTCGTTCGGGCAGACGCTTAATTTAAAAGGGGGCGTTGGCAGCACGCACGCACAGATTCAGCAGGTTTCAGACTTGCTTTGCTGCTGCCAACACTGCACACAGCAAGTTGGCCATGCTATCAGGTAGCCGGAAGACCGGAATATCTCGAGGGATATACCGAAGCGATGATGGAGGCGCGGCAGGCAGGCGGACAAGGATTCTCTGACAGCCGTCTCGGCTCCATCGACGGCTCTCGTTCATCCACGTATGCAATTAGCTAGGGGTAACACTCACACCATCTCTGCATGGGAACTTGTTGCTGAACATTATCTTAAATATCTAGTTGCGAAAAACATACGGTATTCTCTCCGTTCATAGGAAAATGtatcaagtttgtcaaaatttggatttaaggcatgacttagtgtacagatacattcaaatttaatgaaaattgagacatcttttgttggacggaggaagtatgaaaATTGAGTTTTGCAAGTTGAAACATCACGTGCTTGTTAGGTTGTGCCATTAGACGATATGCTAATTGGGGACACGATGGGTCCTCCTGTCATTTTGTTTGCAAAAAGAGTTCAATCAGCGAAAAAgttcttacttacgcaaaGATGGATGGAAGAGAGCCATcagatgcatttttttttccaaagatTGAGTCCAGGCTGTGATTCGGCTCGGCCAAGCTAGAGAGAATCCTGGTCCGCGGCACGCGTATTCCTGGAAGGTTCGCGTTCGCGCCCTTAAAGCGTATTTACAAAGAGGACAGCCAGGCAGGCTGTGGCTAGCGGGGTGGGCCGGATGTAGCGAGCTTCTACGTTAGTTTGCCTGCTTTTTTTGCTTTGGGCCTTGTATGGCCATTGTTCCAGGAGAGAGCTGCGAACGTGAGGCTATTTGGGCCGGGGAGAGACTCGTGcgttttctttcctttgttgCCTGCGCCTTGTGTGGGCTAGGAAAGGAAaacgagagaaaaaaatgccAATGGAGTATGCCGCAACATTAGCTTCGAAGCCTAGCCGTATGGCCACGTCCTGCCCCTACTTTTGTACTCGACTTAGTTCTAACGATTATGCTATATATGCGTGTTTTAAGATTAAGTAACCCTTTAAGTAATGGATCTTTTCCATCTAACAAAAAACTTAAGTTTCAAAAGGAGGGATTTGGAAGCGTGAACTCATGTCTGGATTCTGGAATGCACTGTTAATACTCCATCACATATTAAGacactttctattacatgtatctatatgctttttagatatagatacattcatgtttagccaaatttgagtcacttaatatgcgactgagggagtatatgtttgaAGAATGCAGTTCAGAACTACTTCAGTGTACTAGTTTGATGGTGTCTACGCCAGTGAAATGGAGAATAAAGAAAGTACTACTCCTTTCTATTCATAtcaattgtctcaaatttgttcaaatgtaTACCTataaaacgtctagatacatacatgtaatattttgacaattaatatggatcggagggagtaccatatGCATGTATTCGACATATATAAACTGACCACCATGAAAGTCCCTGTAGAAAATAGAATAAATTTAAGAatatatgaatatatgatACTCCACGTTTCCCCCTGTAAACGTACGTGTCGATGCGTCTTCGTCATCGTCGCCGCTAGCTTAGCAAGCTGACATGCATACTATCACATACGTCCATGGTAGGTCCAGTGATGACTCATGTGACGATATGATCCGTTCGGCCGCTAGCTAGTTGCTCACTCCCAAGTCCGATCCAACTCCTGCATCCGCCGCCCTTCAGAAACCCGGCGTCACCGTCtctattttcaaatttgagaacttcctccgttcaacaaaagattttcaaatttgttaaaatttggatgtatctagacatgacttaactTAATGTAtctgcattcaaatttggttaaagttgagacattctttgttagACAAAAGGAGTATTTGACGAGTGTCACAGATACATACGAGCAATTACACGGACGTTGTGCAAACTTAGATTTACAAATCAACAAATGTGCAACCGACCAGTTAATAAACTCcgtagcattttttttagggaactCCGCAGCATTTCTGCGTGCAACTTGATAGATAAATTTCAATCTATCCAAAATCGTTTGAAATTTTAGACGGTTTCGTGCCGATTGCCGGACAAGATTCCGCCGGTCACACCACGACACAAAACTCCCATGATGCATATCTGTTGGCAGAAGGTGACATTTGCAGACTTGCACCGTGCCAAGATGGATTTATGAATTTAATTATCATAGCTCACAGTCAACATGGCACCAGCCAGCACCAGAAAACTATAGGGAGGAGACAGAGCTAAGAGATCGAATATGAAGGTGTCCATACAGAAAATACTAAACAAGTTAACCCAACCTCAGACATGCATAAACCAGAtcaattatttattttcacgAGATTTATCATCCCCTTGAAGTTCACCGATTCTTCATTTTGCATGGGCAAAGTTACTTAAGAGTCTTAGATCTTTGAATCAACGATTCTCGCTCCTCTAGAGAAATCATCATAGTGCGTAAACAGGAAATCCTTGGCCTTCATTTTCCTGTATCGCGCCGGTTGTTCCTCAGTCAACACATGAGGTATCGGTCCGACCTCTTTCTCAGGATCAACACCGTAGAACATGGCCACTGAGATCCTCTCTTTCTCAGCGTTAGTTACAACCCTGTGCACTGGGGCCCTGAAGATCCCGTTGGCCATAATCTGTTGGGAGACTCAGAGTTAATGGTCGACAAATGTCATCAACAAAACTTGAGCATATTATCATCGCAAATGCGGCAGACATTAAATATACTTGTGGGGGTTCAGAGATATCTACCTCCATTGTAAAACCAATGTTAATCAGCAAGGTGTAGTTAGGCAAGGTTGTGACATTGTACCATGTACCATCTCTAAGAACTTGCAGTCCACCGACATCTTTGTCCACGAGAAGAACCGTAAGAGCATAGACATCAGAGTGAGGTTTGACACCCAATACAAGATCAGGTCTTGGACACGGAGGGTAGTAATTGAATCTAGCATAGGCGGGGGCCTTGTCACTGAGCTGGTAAACGAAGTAATCTTCATCAAGCTCCAGAAGCTTGGCTATTGCCCGGAGGATTTCGCCTTTGATTCTCTTGCTCTTCATTGCGTACTCGTGTAGATCATCCCTGCAAAAAGCGCTCGGAGTTTTTGGAATAGATTGCAGTTTGACAGCAAAGGTAATTTCTTTTGAGTGGATGTGTCACAGATTGATTACCTGAAAGATTTGGGATGTATGGGCCAATGGGCAAGATTTCTCTCATTCTCTGGCTCAACTCTAAGATGCAGTCGATCGGACCAGTCCAGTCTTTGATCTTGAGTTTTCACCTGGTCATTTCCATACCCTTCTATCTGGAAATGTTCCCCATCTATTAGGTTGCtgtactttctcttctcttcgaGTGGCAGGCCAAAAAAATCCCTTGATGCAGACATCACAGAGTCCATCAGAGAGGTCTCTATTCCATGGTTAGAAACCTAGTAGTAACACAGGATCATGAATGTTACAAAAGAAATCAAGGACTCCATGAAGACGAAGCAAAAATGCAAAGACACAAGCAACAACTTAGGAGCAGGAAACTGGAGAACCAAGTTAAGATGCTCAATTACCTGGAAGAATCCCCAGCTCTGCAGCGTTGACCGCAGCTTGTTGGCTTCCTGCGTATCACTGGATGCTGATAGTAAGCCGAGATCGATGGTCGGAATGGCCTCCGGGATCTTGGTACCAGCGAGGTTCCCACCGTAAGGTTCTTGCTCTCTGAGCAAGTACCGGCTCGGTGGCTCCTGCACGTTGGCTGCCAGATGCTGTACTGAATTTGGTAGCCTCCATGACTCCTCTGCCATTGGAGTTCGTGGGATGTCTTTGCTTATCATGGTCTGCTTTGTCTCCATGGCAGTTGTGCTCTCTTGGAGGCAGAGTGCGCTAAGCTAGATGAAGTTGGCTTTGTCTCAGCCTCACCAACCACTAGAACTAACAGTAAAAGAATCTGAAAGATAATGCACATGatggatgttttttttactagtTTCAAGACGAAACCTGGTAGAAGAAGACAAGTAGGAAAACACTTGAAAGAGATACAACTTGTGGATAGATGGCATGTGGTACTCATAGCCGGGGCATACAAATTTTCATATAACTCCTATATGGAATCTCTAATCCTGCTTAATTATCATGATGCTAGGATGCTTTTGACAGAACTCGTATTCAACATTGTCAACATCAGCGAGTAGAGCAGTCAGAATCCACAAAAATCCAGTGATGCAAAAGAAATTTGTACTGGGCACAACAGGGGGCGATGTTGGCACCGGCGACACACGATTTTAATTTTACTTTATATTTTTAAATACaaaatcatttgaaatttggaCAGTTTCCTAGAGGTTACTGGTCAAAGCCCGGTATCACACTAcctcatgagtcatgacaCTGAAATCTCATCGTGCATATGTTGGCCTTCGTTACCGGGGTACAACATGCCAACATGGCATTATCACAGCTCACATCCAACATGGTAATAAGTTACTAACACAAGTACCAAAAATTAACAATCATAAAAAACAATTAAGTCTGCGATATTTGAGCACCCTGCAAAAAATTAATTCACGAACCACTGttttttctaaaagaaaatTTATGTACTTTTAGGAATActtaaaaacagaaaaagaagaagggaggAGACACTTGACTACTTGAGCAGTTGAGCTCACAGAACATAGAAATGTACATACAAAAATTAACCACAGAACAGGTTAATCAAAACTTAAAACGTATCCATTCTTTATTTTGACCATATTCAACCCTTGATGTTCACCAATTCCATATTTTACATGGGTATTGTAGCATGAAGTAAAGTCACCTTACTTACATCTTCAGCGAATCGACGATTCTCTCTCCTCGAGTGAAATGTTCATAGTGCGCGATTAGGAAGTCTTGGGCCTTCATTTTCCTGTATCGCGCCGGTTGCTCCTCATTTAACAGATCCTCTATTGGTCCGATCTCTTTCTCAGGATCCACACCATAGAACATGGCCACTGATATCCTCTCTTTCTCAGCATTAGTCACAACCCTATGCACTGGGCCCTTGAAGATACCGTTGGTCATTATCTGCATCGCAGATGGTCAAAAAAAGGCATCAAGACCTTGAGTATATCCTTGACATCACGAATATCAGAGGAATTTGCTCGTGGTTCAAACATAGCTACCTCCATTGTAACACCAACGTTAATCAGCAAGGTGTAATTAGACACAGTTGGGACACTGTACCACGTCCCTTCTCTAAGAACTTGCAGTCCGGCGACATCTTTGTCCATGAGAAGTACCGTCAGAACAAAGACATCAGAGTGAGGCTTGATGCCCAAAACAAGATCAGGTCTTGGACATGGAGGATAGTAATTGAATCTAGCATAAGTGAGAGCCTTGTCACTAAACTGGTTAACGAGGCAATCTTCGTCAATCTCTAAAAGCTTGGCCATTGCCTGAAGGATGCTGTCTTTGATTCTCTTGCTCTGCAATGTGTACTCGTGTAGATCATCCCTGCAAATAGTACCGGGGTGTTCAGTTAAACCAAGTCAGGCTACACCACTCAAGACATAAACAAAATGAACTTTGTTTTGCAGAATTGATAGAACAGAAAATCCTTTTGAGTGCACGTGTCACTGATTGATTATTACCTGAAAGATTTGGGATATATGGGCCAATGAGCAAGATTTCTCTCGTTCTCTGGCTCAACTTTCAAATGCAGCCGATCGGACCAGTCAAGTCTTTGATCCTGGGTTTTCACCTGGTCATTTCCATACCCTTCTATCTGAAAATGTTTCCCATCTATTAGATTACtgtactttctcttctcttcaaTCGGCAGGTGAAAAAAATCCCTTGATGCAGTCATCACAGAATCCATCAGAGAGGTCTCCATTCCATGATTAGAAACCTGGTCTCACATGTTGATGAGTGTTACAGACTATCAAGTACTCTGTGAAGCAAAAAGTGCAAAGACAGAAGTAAAGCTTAGGAACAAGAAACTCAAGCTCACCTGGAAGAATCCCCAGTTCTGCAGCGCCGATCGCAGCTTGGCAGCTTCTTCCGCATCACTGGATGCTGATAGCAGGCCGAGATCAATGGTTGGAATTGGCTCCGGCATCTTGGTACCAGCCAGGTTCCAACCCAGTGGTTCTTGCTCTCTGAGCAAGTACTGGCTCGGTGGCTCCTGAACGTTGACAGCAAGTTGCTGCACCGAATTCGGCAGCCTCCATGACTCGGCAGCCATTGGAGTTCTTGGATATTTATTTGCTTATCCTGTCCTACTTTGTATTTGTTGCTGTTGTGCTCTCTCTCGAAGAGCTTGCAGTAAGCAAGATGAAGTTGCCTTTATCTCAGTCCGAACAGTCATCAATGAGTAGACTAGCCACCAACCACTAGAACTAACATTAAAAATATTGGAAAAATATAATGCATATGATGGAAAATACttattttcaagaagaaaccTATAAGGTAAAACAAGCTATAGAAGAAGACAAGAAGTGGGGAAACACTTGAAAGAAGACGAAGTTGTCTATATATGGCATGTGCTACTCATAGTTGGGGCTTCGGGCATACAAATTTATATATTCCTTCTATATTTAATACCTAATTCTTAACTAGAAAGATGACAAGATGTCTTTGCCAGAATTCATGGTAGACATGGTCACTATCAACGAGTAGACCAGCCACAAACCAATAACACCCACAAGCACAGGCACTTGCAAATTGTAAAAACAATGCAACTGGTGATGCAAAATATTTCTGGGTTAGGAGGAAGtaaattttcattttcattttgaaaGGGAGAAATGTAAAAATGAAAGAAAcccaacaaaataaaagaagctgaagaaaaAATGTATATGGCGTGCAGTACAAAATATTATGCTATTCAGGTCTCTTCATGCGCAAATTGTGATATTCAGCAGTTTGTACTtgttagtacggagtactaactAATTGGTTCATGTAGGACAAAGTAAACCAGGCTGTCCACATCCTGACCTACTGGCTTGTGCACATAATAAATTTTTTATCTTATACAGAAGTGGACAAAGGAGTAGGAGTGGATCTATATGATGTGCCTGAAAGTCAAGATACTCCTTTGAGATTCACTACTCACTTTTGCAAATCCATTCCCATAAAACTGCCAAGTGCAAAGAGGGAGCTCaagatcaacaacaacaacaagcaaaCATGGCTGATGAACCAGGGAAGATAGTTATACCCTCAATAGTGCAAGAGCTTGTGGCCAGTGTGCATGAGCCACCTAGTCAGTATGTGGTTCGTGAGCAAGACCGTCACACCATGGCTGGCTCTGAGATGCCTGAACCCATCCCCATCATTGATCTGAGCCGTCTGTCTGCCTCTGACAACAGCGCTGATGAGGTTATCAAGCTGCAGTCTGCCTTGGAAAACTGGGGCCTCTTCCTGGTAAACTTCACCCCATCAATTCTTTGTGATATTTTTtatcaaccaaataaaatttgTGATTGATCTTTCTCCAGGCTGTTGGACATGGAATGGAGCCAAGTTTTCTTGGTGAGGTGATGAAAGTGATGAGAGAATTTTACAAGCTCCCACAGGAAGATAAGCAAAAGTACACAAACTTGGTGGATGGCAAGGGGTTCAGGATGGAAGGATATGGAAATGACGTGGTCATTTCAGAGAAGCAGACCCTAGACTGGTGTGACCGGTTGTACCTCGTAGTCGAACCCGAGTCCAAGAGAATCTATAGCATGTGGCCAACACATCCTCCTTCTTTCAGGTACTTTTAAGCTTTTACCGGGAtcaatatactccctccgtgcaaCAATAGGGGGCATATTAGGGTTCGGTTgaccaagcctttgaccacaaattacttcatgaatatgtgactaatgtgatcaaaatcataaccataagcaaatatccttgagtaggaatataatggatatgaatctatttcatataattatatattaatagagtaatttgtggtcaaagcattgatcaaaggaaagctaatacgcccctattgttggacggaggtagtacatcATAAAAACACAATTGACTGATAAAAAGTCATTAAGTGATTCTGACCATTCAGATTTCTTCAGAGATATCCTATCCGAGTACACAGTCAGGTGCAGGGAGATCGCCAATCTTGTACTTGGGAACCTGGCCAAGCTGCTCAATTTACACGAGGACTACTTCATCAATACGCTCAACGAGAATGCCATGACCTATGCCAGGTTCAACTACTACCCTCACTGTCCCAAACCAGACCAAGTCTTCGGCCTGAAGCCCCACACAGATGCCACTGTGACCACAATTGTCTTTATCGATGAAAACGTCAGTGGGCTCCAGCTGCAGAAAGGTGGAGTTTGGTACAATGTGCCAATAGTTCCGAATGCATTACTTGTGAACACAGGAGATGCAATGGAGGTATGTGTGTGTCGGAAGTTGCAAAAATTGTTCAATCTTGTCTTGCGGACAGTTAAGCTGAGCTATGTTTTATCTGATACATGCAGATACTGAGCAATGGATTCTTCAAGAGCCCGGTTCACAGGGTTGTGACCAATGCCGAGAAAGAGCGGATGTCATTGGTTATGTTCTATACAATGGACCCGGAGAGCGAGATTGAGCCAGTGCCAGAGCTGGTGGATGAGAAGAGGCCAAGACGTTATAGGAAGATAAAGACCAAGGACTATATGAAAGAACTCTTCGAAACTTTTGCGAGAGGGACACTAGTCATTGATACAGTGAAGATCTGAATGTGATTTGGAGTGCATTTGATTGTGCTGAAGTTTCTTCCAACCGATCTGTCCTTTCTTGAATTGGTTTATCTTTCAACTTTCCAATTAGAATATGCTATGTTTTACCATATATGTGTGCACTTTGACATCATTGTATGCCCTCTGCAGACAACTTCATACCTCTTTCAATTCAAGTGTCACCCAACTGTTCTACAGTTTCTTCTACCGTGTTAGCTTTCTGCTTCAGAAAACTGCTTTCTATACGGTCTTTCCTCATTTTTCTACTATTATTGCTGGTGGTTGGCAGCTGGTCTATTTGTTGATGACCATACTGATTAAGACACAATCAACTTGCTAATTAAGAGTATTAAACATCCATATATTAAACTTTTCTTCTTAGGCATGTCCAGTAGTCTTTCTATCAGTGCAATGAGACAAAAAACTTTCATgctttttcaaaacaaaaaggaatcTTGAACATGCATTTAAATGTGTGTTAGTTTGTATTAGAAGAAATAAGACGCGAACTGTACAACCGAAAACAAAAAGGGAACAGGAAAAAGCTATCCTAAAAGtccaagaaaaacaagaacagTGACCGAAAAACTATACAGCATCCCCGGCCACGGTCCACTGCTTGCAGCTAGGAGCATTAGCTCCAACAACCATCCAGAGTTTGGCTTCGCAAAAGATCAAATCCACAAGTGAGGGGCAGTTTGGAACGGGATCTTTGAAGACGCATGCAGTCGTTACGCAGTCTCCAGATCCTCCACAAGGTGAGGATAACGCAACTGGCTCAGCAGCGCTAATCAAAACATCAATAGCCTCAGCAAAGCACCTTTTAAGAGAGGGAAAAAATCAAGTTGACAAAGCACACCAGGATAATCATTTCCAGTTAGA
This is a stretch of genomic DNA from Brachypodium distachyon strain Bd21 chromosome 1, Brachypodium_distachyon_v3.0, whole genome shotgun sequence. It encodes these proteins:
- the LOC100834695 gene encoding protein SRG1 gives rise to the protein MADEPGKIVIPSIVQELVASVHEPPSQYVVREQDRHTMAGSEMPEPIPIIDLSRLSASDNSADEVIKLQSALENWGLFLAVGHGMEPSFLGEVMKVMREFYKLPQEDKQKYTNLVDGKGFRMEGYGNDVVISEKQTLDWCDRLYLVVEPESKRIYSMWPTHPPSFRDILSEYTVRCREIANLVLGNLAKLLNLHEDYFINTLNENAMTYARFNYYPHCPKPDQVFGLKPHTDATVTTIVFIDENVSGLQLQKGGVWYNVPIVPNALLVNTGDAMEILSNGFFKSPVHRVVTNAEKERMSLVMFYTMDPESEIEPVPELVDEKRPRRYRKIKTKDYMKELFETFARGTLVIDTVKI
- the LOC100835002 gene encoding protein SRG1-like isoform X3, whose amino-acid sequence is MAAESWRLPNSVQQLAVNVQEPPSQYLLREQEPLGWNLAGTKMPEPIPTIDLGLLSASSDAEEAAKLRSALQNWGFFQVSNHGMETSLMDSVMTASRDFFHLPIEEKRKYSNLIDGKHFQIEGYGNDQVKTQDQRLDWSDRLHLKVEPENERNLAHWPIYPKSFRDDLHEYTLQSKRIKDSILQAMAKLLEIDEDCLVNQFSDKALTYARFNYYPPCPRPDLVLGIKPHSDVFVLTVLLMDKDVAGLQVLREGTWYSVPTVSNYTLLINVGVTMEIMTNGIFKGPVHRVVTNAEKERISVAMFYGVDPEKEIGPIEDLLNEEQPARYRKMKAQDFLIAHYEHFTRGERIVDSLKIFFYC
- the LOC100835002 gene encoding protein SRG1-like isoform X1 encodes the protein MAAESWRLPNSVQQLAVNVQEPPSQYLLREQEPLGWNLAGTKMPEPIPTIDLGLLSASSDAEEAAKLRSALQNWGFFQVSNHGMETSLMDSVMTASRDFFHLPIEEKRKYSNLIDGKHFQIEGYGNDQVKTQDQRLDWSDRLHLKVEPENERNLAHWPIYPKSFRDDLHEYTLQSKRIKDSILQAMAKLLEIDEDCLVNQFSDKALTYARFNYYPPCPRPDLVLGIKPHSDVFVLTVLLMDKDVAGLQVLREGTWYSVPTVSNYTLLINVGVTMEIMTNGIFKGPVHRVVTNAEKERISVAMFYGVDPEKEIGPIEDLLNEEQPARYRKMKAQDFLIAHYEHFTRGERIVDSLKILAHSASKRAQLPWRQSRP
- the LOC100835002 gene encoding codeine O-demethylase-like isoform X4, with amino-acid sequence MAAESWRLPNSVQQLAVNVQEPPSQYLLREQEPLGWNLAGTKMPEPIPTIDLGLLSASSDAEEAAKLRSALQNWGFFQVSNHGIETSLMDSVMSASRDFFGLPLEEKRKYSNLIDGEHFQIEGYGNDQVKTQDQRLDWSDRLHLRVEPENERNLAHWPIHPKSFRDDLHEYAMKSKRIKGEILRAIAKLLELDEDYFVYQLSDKAPAYARFNYYPPCPRPDLVLGVKPHSDVYALTVLLVDKDVGGLQVLRDGTWYNVTTLPNYTLLINIGFTMEIMANGIFRAPVHRVVTNAEKERISVAMFYGVDPEKEVGPIPHVLTEEQPARYRKMKAKDFLFTHYDDFSRGARIVDSKI
- the LOC100835002 gene encoding codeine O-demethylase-like isoform X2 — translated: METKQTMISKDIPRTPMAEESWRLPNSVQHLAANVQEPPSRYLLREQEPYGGNLAGTKIPEAIPTIDLGLLSASSDTQEANKLRSTLQSWGFFQVSNHGIETSLMDSVMSASRDFFGLPLEEKRKYSNLIDGEHFQIEGYGNDQVKTQDQRLDWSDRLHLRVEPENERNLAHWPIHPKSFRDDLHEYAMKSKRIKGEILRAIAKLLELDEDYFVYQLSDKAPAYARFNYYPPCPRPDLVLGVKPHSDVYALTVLLVDKDVGGLQVLRDGTWYNVTTLPNYTLLINIGFTMEIMANGIFRAPVHRVVTNAEKERISVAMFYGVDPEKEVGPIPHVLTEEQPARYRKMKAKDFLFTHYDDFSRGARIVDSKI